Proteins encoded together in one Methanolobus chelungpuianus window:
- a CDS encoding response regulator: MENAKILVVEDENVVALEIKKRLIRLGYVVPSVAASGKEAINKARGFLPDLVLMDIRLKGEMDGIEAAQEIRTDLGIPVIYLTAHSDDETLKRAKQTEPYGYVLKPFEEEDLRAVIEMALYRYQKENA; this comes from the coding sequence ATGGAGAATGCAAAGATCCTGGTTGTTGAGGATGAGAACGTTGTTGCGCTGGAGATAAAGAAGAGGCTGATAAGGCTCGGTTACGTGGTGCCAAGTGTTGCAGCTTCCGGAAAAGAGGCCATAAACAAGGCAAGGGGATTTCTCCCGGACCTGGTGCTCATGGATATCAGGCTTAAGGGGGAAATGGATGGCATTGAGGCCGCACAGGAAATAAGGACGGATCTGGGTATCCCGGTCATATATCTTACAGCACACTCGGATGACGAGACATTGAAAAGAGCAAAACAGACTGAGCCCTATGGATACGTATTGAAACCTTTTGAAGAGGAGGATCTGCGTGCTGTCATCGAGATGGCCTTATACAGGTATCAGAAAGAGAATGCCTGA